A single genomic interval of Stieleria maiorica harbors:
- the topA gene encoding type I DNA topoisomerase: MAKSNGKSLVIVESPAKARTISKFLGAAYQVEASIGHVRDLPEGKKDVPEKYRDQPWAYLGVNVDEGFEPLYIVPTDKKKHVSKLKAALKEADSLYLATDEDREGEAISWHLHELLKPKVPVHRLVFHEITKEAITDALEHTREIDQGLVRAQETRRILDRLYGYDMSQLLWRKVGSGTSAGRVQSVAVRLIVQRERERIAFVKATYWDIDAIFQTGSNESLPATLTRYNDKKVPTGKDFDSKTGKPTKPDLLLLSEKETNELAETLRTTEFAVSKVEVKPFSERPRAPFTTSTLQQEANRKLGFGAKRTMGAAQKLYENGYITYMRTDSTTLSKEAVSAARSLVQSVYGENYLHPSVRVYKGKVKNAQEAHEAIRPAGTQFPTPESLKGQLDSDQFRLYDLIWKRTVACQMADARKQRISVVIEGGGATFTATGTSILFEGFLRAYVEGSDNPEAELADKERILPNVAESDPLTPTSMDPKSHTTQPPARYTEASLTRTLEEKGIGRPSTFASIIGTITDERRNYIYKKGNALVPSWRAFSVTRLMEEHFGTLVDYQFTADMEDFLDSISRNEGGAEEYLRRFYFGEDGPASEAIKKLEVDHNVALKPRLEKKLEEIDPRVTARFSLGLPGEGEHREEVFVRVGKYGPFLEQGDRKAPIPEGLPPDELDLVKAIELLDAGQVEEEPLGTHPETGKPIYVKIGRFGPYVQLGAPDDKEKKNQSLLKGMTVEDLTLEMACKLLELPRTLGNFPDNDQPIQAFDGRYGPYVKCEKETRSLPDGVSPLEVTLDEAIKLLREPKRRGRAAPKEPIKVFENKSPVTEAEVKVLDGRYGPYVTDGETNASLPKGTDPKEMTFESALDLLAERAAKGGSKKKKKKKKAAKKKKATKKKATKKKAAKKKATKKKGVKKKS, translated from the coding sequence ATGGCAAAGAGCAACGGCAAGAGCCTGGTGATCGTCGAATCACCCGCAAAAGCACGCACGATCTCGAAGTTTTTAGGTGCGGCCTATCAGGTCGAAGCCAGCATCGGGCACGTCCGAGATCTGCCTGAGGGCAAGAAAGATGTCCCCGAAAAGTACCGTGACCAGCCCTGGGCCTACCTGGGCGTGAACGTCGACGAGGGGTTCGAACCGCTGTACATCGTGCCGACGGACAAAAAAAAGCACGTCAGCAAATTAAAAGCGGCACTGAAGGAAGCAGACAGCCTGTATCTGGCGACCGATGAAGACCGCGAGGGTGAGGCGATCAGCTGGCACCTTCACGAGTTGCTGAAACCGAAAGTGCCCGTGCACCGACTGGTTTTCCACGAAATCACCAAGGAGGCGATCACCGACGCCTTGGAGCACACGCGGGAAATCGACCAGGGGTTGGTCCGGGCCCAGGAAACCCGCCGGATTCTCGACCGGTTGTACGGCTATGACATGTCCCAACTGCTGTGGCGGAAGGTCGGCAGCGGGACTTCGGCCGGTCGCGTGCAAAGCGTCGCGGTGCGGTTGATCGTCCAGCGGGAACGCGAGCGGATCGCCTTCGTCAAAGCGACCTACTGGGACATTGACGCGATCTTCCAGACCGGCAGCAACGAATCGCTGCCGGCGACATTGACGCGTTACAACGACAAAAAGGTGCCCACGGGCAAGGACTTTGATTCCAAAACCGGCAAGCCGACCAAGCCCGACTTGCTGCTGCTGAGCGAGAAAGAGACCAACGAGTTGGCCGAAACGCTGCGGACGACCGAGTTCGCGGTTTCCAAGGTCGAGGTCAAGCCGTTTTCCGAACGACCCCGGGCGCCCTTCACCACCAGCACGCTGCAACAGGAGGCCAACCGGAAGCTGGGTTTCGGTGCCAAACGCACGATGGGGGCGGCACAAAAACTGTACGAAAACGGTTACATCACCTACATGCGGACCGACAGCACCACGCTGTCCAAGGAAGCCGTCTCGGCGGCTCGGTCGCTGGTGCAGTCCGTCTACGGCGAAAATTACCTGCATCCGAGCGTTCGTGTTTACAAGGGCAAGGTCAAAAACGCCCAGGAAGCTCACGAGGCGATTCGTCCGGCCGGAACCCAGTTCCCCACGCCCGAATCGTTGAAGGGCCAGTTGGATTCGGATCAATTCCGGCTGTACGACCTGATCTGGAAACGGACCGTCGCCTGCCAGATGGCCGACGCCCGCAAGCAGCGGATCAGCGTGGTGATCGAGGGCGGCGGTGCGACGTTCACCGCGACCGGAACCAGCATCCTGTTCGAAGGTTTCTTGCGAGCCTATGTCGAAGGCAGCGATAACCCGGAAGCCGAATTGGCCGACAAGGAGCGGATTTTGCCCAACGTCGCCGAAAGCGATCCGTTGACCCCCACGTCGATGGATCCCAAGAGCCACACCACCCAGCCGCCGGCCCGCTACACCGAAGCCTCGCTGACACGAACCTTGGAAGAAAAAGGCATCGGTCGACCCAGTACGTTCGCGTCGATCATCGGCACGATCACCGACGAACGCCGCAATTACATCTACAAAAAAGGCAACGCGCTGGTCCCCAGCTGGCGCGCGTTCAGCGTCACGCGGCTGATGGAAGAACACTTCGGGACTCTGGTCGATTACCAATTCACCGCCGACATGGAGGACTTCCTGGACTCGATCAGCCGCAACGAAGGCGGCGCCGAAGAGTACCTGCGGCGGTTCTATTTCGGCGAAGACGGGCCGGCCAGCGAAGCGATCAAGAAACTTGAGGTCGACCACAACGTCGCCCTAAAGCCGCGTCTGGAAAAGAAGCTCGAGGAGATCGATCCCCGCGTGACCGCGCGGTTCTCGTTGGGGCTGCCCGGCGAAGGCGAGCACCGCGAAGAGGTGTTCGTCCGCGTCGGAAAGTACGGGCCGTTTTTGGAACAGGGGGATCGCAAGGCACCGATCCCCGAAGGTCTGCCGCCGGATGAGCTGGATCTGGTCAAGGCGATCGAATTGCTGGACGCTGGTCAGGTCGAAGAGGAACCCTTGGGGACTCACCCGGAAACCGGAAAGCCGATCTATGTCAAAATCGGTCGCTTCGGACCCTATGTCCAACTGGGGGCACCCGACGACAAGGAAAAAAAGAATCAATCCTTGCTCAAGGGCATGACGGTCGAAGACCTGACGTTGGAGATGGCGTGCAAGCTGCTCGAATTGCCGCGGACGCTGGGGAATTTCCCCGACAACGACCAGCCCATCCAAGCCTTCGACGGTCGCTATGGGCCGTATGTGAAATGCGAAAAGGAAACGCGGTCCCTGCCCGATGGGGTGTCGCCGCTGGAGGTCACGCTCGATGAAGCGATCAAGCTGTTGCGGGAGCCGAAACGGCGCGGCCGAGCGGCGCCCAAAGAGCCGATCAAGGTGTTCGAGAACAAGTCGCCGGTGACCGAAGCCGAGGTCAAGGTGTTGGACGGCCGCTACGGACCCTACGTCACCGACGGCGAGACCAACGCGTCGTTGCCCAAGGGGACCGACCCGAAAGAGATGACGTTCGAATCGGCGCTCGACCTGCTGGCCGAACGGGCCGCCAAAGGCGGATCGAAAAAGAAGAAGAAAAAGAAGAAGGCCGCTAAAAAGAAAAAGGCGACGAAGAAAAAGGCCACCAAGAAGAAAGCGGCTAAAAAGAAGGCCACCAAAAAGAAGGGTGTCAAGAAGAAGTCCTAG
- a CDS encoding DUF6800 family protein has translation MPSGIERVREIKRLRTRRKKVAKLLARAKAGTMDKAEVVRKLKRLTPGADVIIAREGLK, from the coding sequence ATGCCAAGTGGCATCGAACGAGTCCGCGAGATCAAACGCCTTCGCACACGCCGTAAAAAAGTCGCCAAGTTGCTCGCCCGAGCCAAGGCCGGCACGATGGACAAGGCCGAAGTCGTTCGCAAACTGAAGCGATTGACCCCGGGTGCGGACGTGATCATCGCCCGCGAAGGCCTGAAGTAA
- a CDS encoding ABC transporter ATP-binding protein, whose protein sequence is MTTTEQRRPMIEADGLSKFYGPFAAARDVNFSVLQGELVAFLGPNGAGKSTTMKMLTGYIAPSEGEARIAGHNMMDDRIEGSRHLGYLPESGPLYMEMTPSGMLDFFAEARGLVGAKKRDRVEAVVEICDLSSVMYKPISKLSKGFKQRVGMSQALLHDPDVLILDEPTAGLDPNQIRGVRKTMRKLAETKTILLSTHILQEVEAMANRVVMINEGRLVYDGDVNGLREHGNDDLDQAFHQLTQFDT, encoded by the coding sequence ATGACAACGACCGAACAGCGTCGTCCGATGATCGAAGCGGACGGACTGAGCAAGTTCTATGGTCCATTCGCGGCCGCCCGCGACGTGAATTTCTCGGTTTTGCAGGGCGAACTGGTCGCATTTCTCGGCCCCAACGGTGCCGGCAAAAGCACCACGATGAAGATGCTGACCGGCTACATCGCGCCCAGCGAAGGTGAAGCCCGGATCGCCGGCCACAACATGATGGACGATCGCATCGAGGGCAGCCGCCATCTGGGTTACCTGCCCGAAAGCGGGCCGTTGTACATGGAAATGACCCCCTCGGGCATGCTGGATTTCTTTGCCGAGGCACGTGGGTTGGTCGGAGCCAAGAAGCGGGATCGCGTCGAAGCGGTCGTCGAAATCTGTGACCTGTCTTCGGTGATGTATAAACCGATCAGCAAGCTGTCCAAGGGTTTTAAACAGCGGGTCGGGATGAGCCAGGCGCTGCTGCACGACCCCGACGTGTTGATTTTGGACGAACCCACCGCGGGGCTGGACCCCAATCAGATCCGTGGCGTCCGCAAGACGATGCGGAAGCTGGCCGAGACGAAAACGATTTTGCTGTCGACCCACATTTTGCAAGAGGTCGAAGCGATGGCCAATCGCGTCGTGATGATCAACGAAGGCCGTCTGGTCTATGACGGCGACGTCAACGGTTTGCGCGAGCACGGCAACGACGATCTGGATCAAGCGTTCCATCAACTGACGCAGTTCGACACGTAA